A genomic region of Helicoverpa zea isolate HzStark_Cry1AcR chromosome 8, ilHelZeax1.1, whole genome shotgun sequence contains the following coding sequences:
- the LOC124632367 gene encoding ribosomal RNA-processing protein 8 has protein sequence MFKIPDWEDDVPKTKTTFTQKVKKKEKLENQIKTSKPNHVEEKNNNVPVNGANQPSKKRKIENKVIKKTKNNTVPNTKKKKTEDEYEIPETENFDEILLNAKKKKFNAVIENDAKEDLLFSEQKQITQKKNKLKKILNNIGINDKSTERVTNTNNEISESIPVNPKKAKLRSLLESSSHRNPINVSKTGNKLRDRMLERLKAAQFRYLNEKLYTSSGSEAQQLFQSDPAAFQTYHQGYQLQVKKWPVNPLDVIVKKIMKMPKTHLIADLGCGEAALSRRVPHKVRSFDLVASAPGVEACDMARTPLLSASMDVTVYCLALMGTDLTQYLVEANRVLKMGGHLLIAEVESRFDKVEDFAKEVERLGFKLKQLDKSNKVFFFMEFSKIRDPPVKKAKLPALTLKPCLYKRR, from the exons ATGTTTAAAATACCAGATTGGGAAGATGACGTGCCCAAAACTAAAACAACATTCACACAAAAAGTAAAG aaaaaagaaaaactcgagaatcaaataaaaacatcaaaaccaAACCATGTTGAggaaaaaaacaacaatgtccCTGTGAATGGCGCTAACCAACCATCAAAAAAACGCAAAATAGaaaacaaagttattaaaaagacaaaaaataacacAGTACCTAATACAAAAAAGAAGAAAACTGAAGACGAATATGAAATACCTGAAACAGAGAACTTTGATGAAATACTATTAAACGCTAAAAAGAAAAAGTTCAACGCAGTCATAGAAAATGATGCCAAGGAAGACTTGTTATTCTCTGAACAGAAACAAATcactcaaaagaaaaataaacttaaaaagatCCTTAATAACATAGGTATAAATGATAAGTCCACGGAAAGAGtaacaaatacaaataatgaGATCAGTGAGAGCATTCCTGTCAACCCCAAGAAGGCTAAATTGCGATCTCTATTAGAAAGCAGTAGTCATAGAAACCCTATTAATGTTAGCAAAACTGGTAATAAGCTGAGGGACAGAATGTTGGAGCGGTTAAAAG CCGCCCAGTTCAGGTACTTGAATGAGAAGCTGTATACATCTTCAGGGTCTGAAGCCCAGCAGTTGTTCCAGAGTGACCCGGCTGCTTTCCAGACATACCACCAGGGGTATCAGTTGCAGGTCAAGAAATGGCCTGTCAATCCACTTGATGTTATTGTCAAGAAGATTATGAAAAT GCCTAAAACCCATCTAATAGCTGACCTAGGCTGTGGCGAGGCAGCCTTATCTCGCCGTGTGCCTCACAAGGTCCGCTCCTTCGATCTCGTGGCGTCGGCTCCCGGCGTTGAGGCGTGTGACATGGCCCGCACACCGCTGCTGTCTGCATCAATGGATGTTACTGTGTACTGTTTAGCGTTGATGGGCACGGATTTAACGCAGTACCTCGTGGAAGCTAATAGGGTACTGAAGATGGG AGGCCACCTCCTAATAGCCGAAGTAGAAAGTCGGTTCGACAAAGTGGAGGATTTTGCTAAAGAAGTAGAACGGCTCGGCTTCAAGCTCAAACAGTTGGACAAGAGTAACAAAGTGTTCTTCTTTATGGAGTTCAGTAAGATCCGTGACCCGCCTGTTAAGAAGGCCAAACTACCCGCCCTGACGCTCAAACCCTGCTTGTATAAGAGACGgtga